ACGCGTGTACACATAGGAGCTGAGCCCGTAATCGGTTGAATTCGCCATCCTTACGGCATCAGTCTCTGAGTCGAAGGGAACGATGGGAGTGACGGGGCCGAACGTCTCCTGCGTCATGATGTCCGCTGATGAAGAAACACCAGTAAGCACGGTCGGTGCGTACCAGTACCCGCTGTCATAAATCCCACCCGTGAGCCGCTTGCCGCCCGTGAGAACCTCCGCCCCGCGGTCGACAGCATCGCCGACAAGACGTTCAACATTCTCCAGTTCCTGAAGCGAGACTTTGGGTCCGACCTCTGTTTCGTCATCAAACGGATCGCCGACGATCATCGCTTGCGATAGCTCGACATATCGCGCCACAAACCTGTCAAACACTCCGCTTTGCACATACGTGCGTTCATTGCAGACGCAGGCTTGGCCGTTGTTCATCATGCGAGTCTGCACGGCAGCCACAGCCGCCGCCTCTACATCAGCATCATCGAAGACGATGAACGGGGCTTTTCCACCGAGTTCCAATGAAACCGGGATCACTCGTTCTGCGGCGGCCGCCATGATTGATTTGCCGGCGTTCACGCTTCCCGTCATCGTGACAAATGCAATATCAGGATGACGCACAAGGGCATCCCCGATGACGCTTCCGGGCCCCGGAAGAACTGACACCAGACCGTTCGGAACGCCAGCTTCCTCCGCTAAGTCGGCCACAGCGAGCGCCGAAAGCGGTGAGAGTTCGGCTGGTTTGAGCACGATTCCATTGCCGCTAGCGAGAGCCGGTGCCAACTTCCGCAACGTGAGCGCGAGAGGAAAATTCCACGGAATGATGCCTCCAACCACGCCGCGAGGCTCTCGCTTGATCCACAGTTCTTGGTTTGGTGCGCTGCTCGGGAGGATGTCTCCGCCTTGCGTGGTGGCAATCCCCGCGAAGAGCTCGGCAAACCCGATTGCTCCCCCCACCTCACCACGAGCCTCGCTAATTGGCTTTCCGATTTCGAGGCAGACTGTTCTCGCGAGGCGCTCCCGGTTATCTTCCAGAAGGGACGCGAGTCGACGAAGGGTCTCCGCACGTGCGGCTGTCGGCACCGTCTTCCATTCGCGTTGAGCCTCTACAGCCGAATTCACTGCCTCATCCAGTTGGGCAACTGATGCTGAATCGACGCGTCCGACGATTTGTCCCGTTGCGGGATTCTCGACGTCAATCGTTCGCCCTTCGCCGCCAACATGTGCGCCGGCGAGATATAGAGGTGAAGTTTCCATAGTCATGTCAAGTCTCCTGTCTCGATGTCTTCGCAAGTTCGGTCGCTGTCTCGACATCGGTAATCAATGTGGTCAGGATGCCGCCGAGAGCAGCTCCCGTGATCGCGCGGTGTTTCTCGGACCCTCCCGCAATTCCGATTCGCCGAGGAATATCGCTGAGTTGTTTCGGCGACACCCCAATCACCCGCCTGTCGTATTCAGACTGAATAAACGTTCCGTCTTGGTCGAAATGACGGAGACAGATGTCCCCAATTGCGCCGAGTTCCTGAAAGCTTCGTCCCTGGTCGTCTCCGACGTTGCCGCTTCGCTGCAGCGTCGGGGAGGCCTCTAGACCACCAATGCCGAGCAACGCCGTTTCTACCTGGTCCCAATAGCCGATCGCCGAGGCTACAACGGGGTCACTAGTCATCACTCGCTGACTTTCTTCATTTGAGGCAACGCCGGGAGTCGGTATGAGAATTGGCGAGGCGTCCAAGGCGTTTGAGAATCGTGCGAGCATCTGAACTGATGCCATGTGTGCGTCTGCGCGCCCCGCACCTCCCACAAGCTGAACCACCGCTTGCGCCTTGGCACCCATTTCCGAACGCAAATTCATGCTGAGTGCTGCCAAGGTCTCGCTCCATGCCGAGACGCCCAAGATCGTCGGTACCGTGAATGAGCGATGTACATACTCTGCACCAGCTGATGCGAGCGCCGGGAGTACGTCGCGTGTAGTTCCCTCGGCGTCGACCACCACGACCTCTTCAAGCCCATACTTTTTCTCGATCGCTTCTTCGAGATCTGTGTGGAGTCCATCGGGCGCGATCACCACCGTGCGAATGATTCCCTCTCTCTCGGCACGTTTGAGTAACCGGGAAACCTTCGTCTGTGAGATCTCAAGCTTGGCTGCCACTTGGCTCTGTCGAAGCCCCTGCTCATAGTGCATACGTCCGACTCTCACCATGAGTCTGTGGTCTCGATACTCTTCGTTGTTCATGATCGCTTTCCGTCACCGGTGCTTCGGGTCGGGCGCTCAACCGCCCTAGAATTTGACTCTGCGGTACCGCGCTGCCATGCCCGCCC
The Paramicrobacterium chengjingii DNA segment above includes these coding regions:
- a CDS encoding aldehyde dehydrogenase family protein encodes the protein MTMETSPLYLAGAHVGGEGRTIDVENPATGQIVGRVDSASVAQLDEAVNSAVEAQREWKTVPTAARAETLRRLASLLEDNRERLARTVCLEIGKPISEARGEVGGAIGFAELFAGIATTQGGDILPSSAPNQELWIKREPRGVVGGIIPWNFPLALTLRKLAPALASGNGIVLKPAELSPLSALAVADLAEEAGVPNGLVSVLPGPGSVIGDALVRHPDIAFVTMTGSVNAGKSIMAAAAERVIPVSLELGGKAPFIVFDDADVEAAAVAAVQTRMMNNGQACVCNERTYVQSGVFDRFVARYVELSQAMIVGDPFDDETEVGPKVSLQELENVERLVGDAVDRGAEVLTGGKRLTGGIYDSGYWYAPTVLTGVSSSADIMTQETFGPVTPIVPFDSETDAVRMANSTDYGLSSYVYTRDFGTAMRMIDGIESGEVFINRGGPEENTGFHAGWGLSGIGGDDGIHGYDLYCRRKTAYVAWEGSAA
- a CDS encoding sugar-binding transcriptional regulator codes for the protein MNNEEYRDHRLMVRVGRMHYEQGLRQSQVAAKLEISQTKVSRLLKRAEREGIIRTVVIAPDGLHTDLEEAIEKKYGLEEVVVVDAEGTTRDVLPALASAGAEYVHRSFTVPTILGVSAWSETLAALSMNLRSEMGAKAQAVVQLVGGAGRADAHMASVQMLARFSNALDASPILIPTPGVASNEESQRVMTSDPVVASAIGYWDQVETALLGIGGLEASPTLQRSGNVGDDQGRSFQELGAIGDICLRHFDQDGTFIQSEYDRRVIGVSPKQLSDIPRRIGIAGGSEKHRAITGAALGGILTTLITDVETATELAKTSRQET